Below is a genomic region from Brassica rapa cultivar Chiifu-401-42 chromosome A08, CAAS_Brap_v3.01, whole genome shotgun sequence.
ATAGGTTGGAAGATCAGAGACAAACCTGTATTCCTTCAGAGAGCTCTGTTTCTTCTCTGGCAGTGAGAAGCTTTGAACTGCTAGTTGTCATCCTTAGATAACGCAAAGGATCATTATGGTCAATCTCCTGTGAAGCAACACGTTTCTTTCTAGAGCTGGAACTAGTCTTCACAGAAGACTGCATACATGATGCAGTCTTCTCTAGCCCTTTTGCCCTCCTAGCTTTCCTTTCGGTTTGGCGTGTAGATCTCACTAAAACCTCCTCCTCTAAAGGCTCAGCTTCTTCCTTTTCTGATTCTAAATCATGAGAAGACTCTTTGTTACAGTCAGGTTGTGCAGGTGGTGATATGATTCTATCACTCACAACTCCACTGTCTGAAACCGCTAGGTGTCCCAATATGCCAGCACGTTCCTTCTCCGTAAACTGATCCCACTTGGACCGTTTCTCCCCGGCGGCCGTTGATGAATTTAATAGTTTCGTGCTGTGACTATTTCTAAACAACGTGGCATCTTTCGCAACTTTGACAGCGGCTTTAGCAAGAGCCACTGCTTCAGCTGCTGCTGCAGCAACTACTGCTTCATCGCTTGTGAGAAGTGTTTCAGCGTCTAAATACTTCGCCTAGAAATACAATGAAGTTGTCAATAATCTTGCTGAACCATTTGgcaaacataattaaatataatgacCTCAGTGGAAGGACCAATGGTTCCTGTATAAGTCCATTGCCTGTCTGATACTCTTGGATTTGAATCAGTACCAAAAGAAGGTAGTCTAATCTTCGCCACATCAAGAACGGAAGTTAATAACGGCGGTGAAGTGGATACTGCACATTGTGGTTGGAAGAAGACTGTACCCTTATTGTGTTTTGCTGCACATTTAAGACATAACAAGTATCTTTAAAACGTCGTCGTTTTTGTGATCTATAATCCCTACCAACTAGAAATTAGATTTGGCTACTGTTCAGACAGAGCTTGGTACAATCAGAACCATAGAGACTAAACCTTACACACCTTCCAAATCAAGCCTACCTTAATATTTTGGAGAGGTTTAATATTAACATGAGAATGTAAATGAGAGAGAATAGGAAGAGAATTACTTACAGACAGAGTGAGAGGTTCTGAATTGGATAGAGAAAGAATCAGGAGGGCACTTGAActgaggaagaagacaagaagaCATGCTCTTTTCCGGCTAAACTCGAAAGCTATGTCTGACCATTGAAGGCCGTTTAAGAGattgcagagagagagagaggggaagGTGCGAGAAAACTGGTGATGGGGATGAAGACGAGGAATGGATAATGAGCTTGTCAAAGGGTTGACTCTTCTGCTTCACCTTTGTTCATTAAACTTTCGGAGTTGTTTGGGCCTTAACTTAGCCCGTTTGGTTATTAAACCTTCAGTTTAGGCCCAATCTCATAGGGATCATTACATAGTATTTTGATTTCTAGTCAAATTTTAACATTATTGTATTAAATTGGTAAATTTAATagactacaaaaatattgaagatataAGGAATAAGCTAGATTTTGACACGCTCTATAAAAGCGCGggataatttttttggttttaaagtAACAACATTTTTTAATTAGAATTTTAACATTTGATTTTAGatgtctttaattttttttgtgaatagaatttattaaatcatatgttaaaataaaaattatttaaaaatttacatttaaaaatatacatttaatcaatatatatatgtttgtcgGAGCGGATTGGATATTCGgttcttaaaattttagtatttgtgatttgatttatttttaatggatATTGATTTTTTAGTATTTGCTTTGCTGTAAAACTTTACTGATATCTGGTTTTTTTGGATTGAATCAAATTTAACAGATAAAATGTCCAGCTCCTATGTATCTCCATGGTGATAGTAGACTTGTTCCTATGTATCTCCATGGTAATACATTTTCAGTTATTTATATGAGTCTTTTCCTAACATATTGGATCATGAATTATTGTCATTTTCTTCTTGCTTAATCAGAAGAAAACTATATCCACTAAaatgcaaatcatttttcaatACGTTATAACAACGAGTCACATGGGCATTCGCAAACGTGGACTACACTTCATGAGACTAGGGTCCCAAAAACAACGTCTACAGTTAGAATAATTTAATGAGAGCAGTGGCAAAGAAGGGAGAGCAAGAGAACGTATAGTTTAGGTATCAAATGGTGGGACGACAGCGAGATGAATATAAGAAGAGCACCGAAGCACATGTTGatgaattttcatcaatattagTGAACAACAAGGGGAAGAATGTAGAGAGATGACCATGATTCTTTATATCTTTTTAATCAAACAAACATTTGGCTGTGGTGTTGTTATTCTGATTTTCCAAAATaaagtgtttttttcttttctcttttgctgacttgcatatatatatgaatggaTAAACTAACCAGGGTCaatctttttatatatgtatgtctTTGCcctatgtgttttttttttcttagttgtTGGTGATTGTATCTATTTGTTACATCTTGGTGaatctatatattttggtgATTGTATCTCTTCTTAGtctttggtaaaaaaaaagtaacgcCAACTATCAGTCTAAGAAGGATATAGtcgtttagcaaaaaaaaaaggatattgTCTAGTTGAACTCTGGAAAGCAACCGTAAATCATGAATCATCACTAGAATCTTCATATGGTGATGAAGGCATTCTTGTTACTAATAATGAGCTCGAATGCTTCGGGacccatatatatataggtcAACGAAAAGGATTTGATAATTTAACAAAACTGTATATGGTAATTAAACCAAATAAGAAACCTCATAACGATGCGTAGTTGCGTACGTAAtgttaaattgtgtatttcagCTTTAGCAAATACAATACAGAAGTAAGAAAGAAAGGGATAGATGCATGCGCATGCACATGCACATGTACCTTGTTATTCTTGTGCCCCCACTCTTATTATTATCGTGTGACAAACGTCGTTCGGTGCCAAAATTGACAAATCTCTCTACTAAACAACGTACAAATCTGACAAGTGTCACTTTCTCCACAAATGTGTGAATATATAGCAATTCTCACATGCGAGACAATTCAAATCCAATGGGATGGAAAATTCCAaagttaagcaaaaaaaaacaagcaaaCCAATCAAGTCTTGCGTGCTAGAATTTGTAAGAAAAAGAAGacgtgaaaatatatataaaagaaaatgaataaaatatgcCTGATTAGGTAAACAATATTgtaacaagaagaaaaaaaaggtagAGAAAACAAAATCTTGTTTTGAAACTATAACAAAGGGAGGAGCTAGGAAGGAGGcaaaattcaaattatatatacatatacatacgAAAGGCCATCTCATCCACATTTCTCTcacccactctctctctctctctccgcgcttttgtattttttaaaaatattgagaatctcaaaaataaaaaaaataattgagagAAAAATAGAGAAAGGAGATCGTGAAAGACAGGGAGGCTCAGCTGAAGAAGGAGATAACTTTTGGGTTTGGAGACTCCTGAGAACATTGGCGTTATTGTGATTTTAATTCTTCATTCTACACCTGAAGGTTGTaagatctctctctctgtctctctctatctatctgATTCGGATTGGTTATCTGATTTGCAAAAGTTCAATGCTTTTTGGAAACAATAATATTCGAATTACCCTTTTAGAATAAAAATtggttctttttttgtttggagGTTTCGACGGATCTGATTCAATCGGTTTTACTTTCGTCTAGCTTCTGTTTTCGTTGTTTGGATTGCAGATCTGAATTTTCTTTCTTACCTGCCTGCTCAAATTGGTTTCTCCCAATCTCTTTTGCAAATGCTTGTGAATGAAATAGCGATTTTGAGCTTGAGCTTCAGCTACGATTTGAATGGTTTGCATCGTTTAATCTCTAGCAACTTGTCGTGAATCTCCAATAAGCTCAGTGGCTGAAACATGATTAAACTAATAATTTGAGCTATATACATCTTTTTTTGGTTACACATAAAAATCGtgtctttgtgtgtgtgtttaaggTTTCAAGTGTTCCTTTAGTTGATTAATGAATTTGTAAGCATATTCATCATGCTAATTGGTTAAAGATGTAGCCTTTGTATTACATCACTCACTGATTTAGCTTCtttttatgtgtgtgtgtgtgtgtttgagaTTTTAAGTGTTCCTTTAGTTGATTAATTAATTGGTAAGCATACCCATCATGCTAATTGTTTAAAGATGTAACATTTGCATTACATAACTCACTGGTTTAGCTTTTTTTATGTGTGTATTCAAAATTTCTATTGTTCCTTTAGTTGATTACTTAATTGATGTGCCTACTCATCATGCTAATTGCTTAAAGTTGTAGCCTTTGTATTACATCACTCACTGGTTTAGCTTTTTCTTTGTATGTGTGTTCAAGATATCTACTGTTCCTTCAGtagattaattaattattgaGCATACCCATCATGCTAACTGCTCTAAGATGTAGCCTTTTGTATTACATCACTCACTgatttagcttctttttttctGTGGTGTCAGTGTGTCTTTAGCTACTCGTCATGGTGGCCACCTCTGCTACATCCTCATTCTTCCCTCTCCCATCTTCCTCTCTCGACCCCAATGGCAAAACCAACAAACTCACCTCCACCAACTTCTCCGGACTCAACCCCACACCAAACTCTTCCGGCAGGTTAAAGGTCAAACCAAACGCCCAAGCTCCATCCAAGATCAACGGCAAGAAAGTCTCTCTGCCAGGCTCAGTACACATCGTAAAGACTGATAATAACCACGATCTCTCGCAACAACACGCACCCAGAACGTTCATCAACCAGCTACCTGACTGGAGCATGCTTCTCGCCGCCATCACAACGGTCTTCTTAGCAGCTGAGAAGCAGTGGATGATGCTTGATACTAAACCGAGACGCTCCGACATGATTATGGATCCGTTTGGGTTAGGGAGAATCGTTCAGGATGGGCTTGTGTACCGTCAGAATTTCGATATCAGGTCTTATGAAATAGGTGCTGATCGCTCTGCATCTATAGAAACAGTCATGAATCACTTACAGGTATATTACAATCACACTCGTTTGATACTATAGCTTGACCCGCACTGATgttggtttttatatttttataaattgtttagtgACATATAGATAtaggttatttagatatttctAGGTTCCTACGAACCTACCCGGACTCAAACCCTGTCCGTAAAAttgagtttaattttaaaccaaaaaaatccgATACCCGAAAAAACCGATCTGTATCTAACTCTTCTCCTAATGACAGGAAACGGCTCTCAACCATGTGAAGTCTGCAGGACTGCTGGGAGATGGGTTTGGTTCTACACCTGAGATGGTTAAGAAGAACTTGATATGGGTCGTTACTCGTATGCAGGTTGTAGTTGATAAATATCCTACTTGGTAAAGCTCTCTCACCACTTAACCTTAAAACAACATGCATGAATCATTTGCTTATTCAAATGTCTGCTTTCACCAGGGGAGATGTTGTTGAAGTAGATACATGGGTCAGTAAGTCTGGGAAGAACGGTATGCGTCGTGATTGGCTAGTTCGGGATTGCAATACTGGAGAAATCTTAACTCGAGCATCAAGGTTagcttctttttgtttttgtttactcTTAAGCTATTATCTAATTATTGAGTTATAACCATCTCTGTGCTGCAAAACAGTGTGTGGGTGATGATGAATAAAGTGACAAGGAAATTATCAAAGCTTCCTGAAGAGGTTCGAGGGGAGATAGAGCCTTACTTTGTGAACTCTGACCCAATCCTTGCCGAGGACAGCAGAAAGTTAACAAAGCTAGATGACAAGACTGCTGACTATGTTcgctctggtctcaccgtaagTATAAATATTCAACTCTTTATCTTTTAGCGTGTAAAACTCTTGAGAGATTCTTATGAGTTTGGTGATGAACTTTTGCAGCCGAGATGGAGTGACTTGGATGTTAACCAGCATGTTAACAATGTGAAGTACATCGGGTGGATACTCGAGAGTGCTCCAGTGGAGATGATGGAGAAGCATAAGCTGAAAAGCATGACTCTTGAGTACAGGAGGGAATGCGGGAGAGACAGTGTGCTTCAGTCTCTCACCGCGGTTTCGGGTTGCGATGTTGGTAGCCTCGGGACAGCTGGTGAAGTGGAATGTCAGCATTTGCTTCGACTCCAGGATGGAGCTGAAGTGGTGAAGGGACGAACAGTGTGGAGTTCGAAAACACCATCAACGACTTGGGACACTACATCGTAAAAAGAACAGCAAAGGGTGCTTTGGTTCCTCTGTAAACTATATACCTGCTTGCAACCACCAcctttgtatatttttattcttatttttggttttatttttctttgatggatatacattatatttatttaatctttctatttatttgttttttttttcttatgggAAAAGTGGGTGTGGTCGTCTATCATTACAGTTATGTTAATTATGTATTCCTCCCATGTGCCATGATGGCCAGACAAGGCAATAGCTTACTTTCTTATCATCTTATATTTTATTGTACTCTCTTGAATTTTGTAGTTGTTTCCAGCTGAACAAACACGTGCATCATCTTCTTGTGACTTGTGAGGAATGTCATGGCATGTACCTGTCAAATTATTGAATGGCTACTAAATAGACAACGAACAACTAAAACGGTTAGTGGTTTGAAAGGCATAACACAATTATTATCACAAACGACAAAGAAAGCTTATAAAGCAATAATAATCTGGAAAGCTTATAAAGCAATAATAATCTGGAAAGCCATAAAGGTAGGCGAGAAAGGACGAGAAGAGTGTTATAGAGGGAAAGAGACGAGGAAGAAATGAATTTAACACGGTATCACGGATGTTAAGTGATGCATTTGAAGTAGAATGGCATAAAACGCACATCATAATTGCATTGCATGcattaaaaattagatttactCTGGTAGTAAGTGGTTTTGATCGACTTtcaatagagtttttttttgtttttgtcggCACTTTCAGTAGAGTTATAAGCTTAACATATATTACAACCTACTTAATATTATATCTGGGGATGTCTTGTCTTCTTGAATTATTTTTGGGTCTATTTTCCTCTTGATTGTTGCATCCAACtcaataaaatattacaacTCAACTCCATCTTGACTTTTTAAGATTTGAAGTCATGAGGATATACAATTACAAAAGTCAGTAGCTAACTTGTACTTAATTTATTAGATTATTAGTAATTTAAAATCGTATAAAGAACTAAATCAGTGCATTGtaactgattaaaaaaaattcagtagATAATTAGTATTACACCTCCAGAAACACATATTctatgtttataattttgtaaCTATTATTATAACTCCAAGAAACAGAATGCTTATATTACACATACAAAAACTGTAGTCATCAGAACCGAAGGAGAATTGACTAAAAGAATGATGCCAAGAACCCCATAAAAACTAAACATACCAAATTGTATTTTGCTATGCAAGAAGAATTTTTACGACCCTTAACCAaactatcatcatcatcactctcAATATCTTTAGGATGGTCAAAATTGGCAGGAACTATGGTATCTGGAGCaacttcatcatcatcaccggATTGAGAGGATTGGCCTGGTCCAGGGGCCgtctcatcatcttcatctgGTGATGGTAGGCCTTGACCATGTGTTACATTTATCATGAAATGCTGTCCAAATTTGCATTGTTCACCATCATAGTTTCCTGAGAAGAAATAATTGGAACCTTCTTTGACAAGAGGAACTTTTACCGAGACCGGAACTGGAGATGTTGCTGAAGGTTTTGCAGCTGACCACTCTCTTGTACTATTGTCTTC
It encodes:
- the LOC103836386 gene encoding palmitoyl-acyl carrier protein thioesterase, chloroplastic, coding for MVATSATSSFFPLPSSSLDPNGKTNKLTSTNFSGLNPTPNSSGRLKVKPNAQAPSKINGKKVSLPGSVHIVKTDNNHDLSQQHAPRTFINQLPDWSMLLAAITTVFLAAEKQWMMLDTKPRRSDMIMDPFGLGRIVQDGLVYRQNFDIRSYEIGADRSASIETVMNHLQETALNHVKSAGLLGDGFGSTPEMVKKNLIWVVTRMQVVVDKYPTWGDVVEVDTWVSKSGKNGMRRDWLVRDCNTGEILTRASSVWVMMNKVTRKLSKLPEEVRGEIEPYFVNSDPILAEDSRKLTKLDDKTADYVRSGLTPRWSDLDVNQHVNNVKYIGWILESAPVEMMEKHKLKSMTLEYRRECGRDSVLQSLTAVSGCDVGSLGTAGEVECQHLLRLQDGAEVVKGRTVWSSKTPSTTWDTTS
- the LOC103836385 gene encoding RNA polymerase sigma factor sigB, with translation MSSCLLPQFKCPPDSFSIQFRTSHSVSKHNKGTVFFQPQCAVSTSPPLLTSVLDVAKIRLPSFGTDSNPRVSDRQWTYTGTIGPSTEAKYLDAETLLTSDEAVVAAAAAEAVALAKAAVKVAKDATLFRNSHSTKLLNSSTAAGEKRSKWDQFTEKERAGILGHLAVSDSGVVSDRIISPPAQPDCNKESSHDLESEKEEAEPLEEEVLVRSTRQTERKARRAKGLEKTASCMQSSVKTSSSSRKKRVASQEIDHNDPLRYLRMTTSSSKLLTAREETELSEGIQDLLKLERLQVELTERCGHQPTFGQWASAAGVDQKTLRKRINHGTQCKDRMIKSNIRLVISIAKNYQGAGMNLQDLVQEGCRGLVRGAEKFDATKGFKFSTYAHWWIKQAVRKSLSDQSRMIRLPFHMVEATYRVKEARKQLYSETGQQPKNEEVAEATGLSMKRLMAVLLAPKPPRSLDQKIGINLNLKPSEVISDPEAETSEDILIKQFMREDLDKVLDSLSTREKQVIRWRFGMEDGRMKTLQEIGETMGVSRERVRQIESSAFRKLKNKKRNNHLQQYLVSQ
- the LOC103836387 gene encoding cucumber peeling cupredoxin, yielding MSCSMGSSSSSCFNVLLIMSLMVLSLSADAYKNYTVGESKGWFDIQERPSVNYQKWADSKSFSLGDFLIFNTDSNHSVVQTYDYKTYKSCDYNNNEDNSTREWSAAKPSATSPVPVSVKVPLVKEGSNYFFSGNYDGEQCKFGQHFMINVTHGQGLPSPDEDDETAPGPGQSSQSGDDDEVAPDTIVPANFDHPKDIESDDDDSLVKGRKNSSCIAKYNLVCLVFMGFLASFF